The DNA region GGCTTCTATGTCGGCTATAATTTCGGCACGACCTTGCGAGTCGGTAAATGAACGTTTTATAGCCTCCAGATAGCGCTGTAGTTTTAGGTACGCATCTTCATCAATATGAAAAAATATACCTGCTAAATTTATGTTGACTGTTTTATTCATTTTTTTGTGTTTTTTTGGCTAGTTACAATGTTTACTGCGTTACGTAATTCGTTCCAAGTGGTATCCAGTTCGTTCAGAAAAAGTTTGCCCGTTTCCGTGAGTCCGTAATATTTCCTTGGTGGTCCAGAGGTGCTCTCTTCCCATCTGTAGTTTAAAAGTCCGGCGTTTTTTAACCGCGTCAATAACGGGTAAATGGTGCCTTCAACCACTAGCAGCTTGGCGTCTTTAAGCGTGTCCAGAATTTCTGCAACATAAGCGTCTTCGTCTTTGAGGACCGACAATATGCAGAATTCCAAAACGCCCTTGCGCATTTGTGCTTTTGTGTTTTCTATCTTCATGTTCTAAAGCATTTTAATTTGATGAAACTGTTCATTTTTTGATTGATTATTGATGATTATTTTTGATGAAATTTTTACTCTTTTGGCGTTACCCTTCGGGTCGGGCTTTCCGCTATATCTTTTAAAACGTCATTGCGAGGACGAAGGACGAGGCAATCTGTAAAATGCAAACTCAAAACAACCTTTTGTAATATTTATGTTTTAAAAGGATGCCACTTCAATCCCTAACGCAATGCACAACTTTATTCATACTTCTACTTTAAAAATGTTATGGTCAACGGATATTTAAAAACCTCGCCATCGCGGGCTTTCAAACTCGCTTTAACAATAAGCACCAATTCAATTATAAAAGCGATAATGGCTAATGCCCCTAAAAACCCGCCCAAATATAAAAGGGGCGAAGGCTTGCCGATGCTAATGTGGAAATTGTTAAATCCGTTAAAATCTATAAAATCGAAACCGCTAAACATTTTAAATAGAAAAAACGGAACAGTAATCGCTCCCAATATTAAGGCGTACAATAAAATACTCAACTGAAAATTGATGGCTTGCTTGCCGTTGGCATCGATAAATTCCGATTTATCTTTATTAATTACCCACAGTACAATGGGACCAACAAAATTTCCAAACGGAATAAAAAACCGAGCAAAAGTCGATAAGTG from Tamlana crocina includes:
- a CDS encoding DUF4870 domain-containing protein, with the protein product MLDNHQKNIATFIHLSTFARFFIPFGNFVGPIVLWVINKDKSEFIDANGKQAINFQLSILLYALILGAITVPFFLFKMFSGFDFIDFNGFNNFHISIGKPSPLLYLGGFLGALAIIAFIIELVLIVKASLKARDGEVFKYPLTITFLK
- a CDS encoding PadR family transcriptional regulator encodes the protein MKIENTKAQMRKGVLEFCILSVLKDEDAYVAEILDTLKDAKLLVVEGTIYPLLTRLKNAGLLNYRWEESTSGPPRKYYGLTETGKLFLNELDTTWNELRNAVNIVTSQKNTKK